A window of the Panulirus ornatus isolate Po-2019 chromosome 63, ASM3632096v1, whole genome shotgun sequence genome harbors these coding sequences:
- the LOC139746034 gene encoding uncharacterized protein — translation FVAVSRVCEVVQGNRLSNASSDVVSEDYLKNDIPFIVTDAMDDWPIMNTERFWFDNITEMYLSEELRGIYPCELTSNLRLRPDDLRGFLKKIHNPDVHRWYGHWENCNKKAAKALRQIYRRPYFIPHMVDFSDSNWVIISSDFKGKVYKEVDFQTELLWVAQVRGWSHIRLVPREPCDHFCPELLDTITEGQMVVVTNLLWKFEYIPGEHTDNLAVGVGGFWT, via the coding sequence tttgtcgctgtctcccgcgtttgcgaggtagtgcaaggaaacagactgagTAATGCATCATCGGATGTTGTGTCTGAAGATTACTTGAAGAATGATATTCCCTTTATTGTCACGGATGCCATGGATGATTGGCCTATCATGAATACTGAGCGGTTCTGGTTTGACAACATTACAGAAATGTACCTGAGTGAGGAGTTACGTGGCATATATCCTTGTGAGTTGACCTCTAACCTCCGCTTACGTCCTGATGACTTGAGAGGGTTCCTAAAGAAAATTCATAATCCAGATGTACACCGCTGGTATGGTCATTGGGAGAATTGTAATAAGAAGGCTGCAAAGGCCTTACGGCAAATCTACCGGCGCCCATACTTCATTCCTCATATGGTTGACTTCTCTGACTCAAATTGGGTCATCATATCCTCAGACTTTAAGGGCAAAGTATATAAAGAGGTGGACTTTCAAACAGAATTGCTATGGGTAGCTCAAGTCCGAGGGTGGAGCCACATAAGGTTGGTTCCTCGGGAGCCATGTGATCATTTCTGTCCTGAGCTACTCGATACTATAACTGAAGGACAAATGGTTGTGGTAACAAATTTATTATGGAAGTTTGAGTACATCCCAGGAGAGCACACTGACAACTTGGCTGTGGGTGTTGGTGGCTTTTGGACTTAA